The proteins below come from a single Sorghum bicolor cultivar BTx623 chromosome 4, Sorghum_bicolor_NCBIv3, whole genome shotgun sequence genomic window:
- the LOC8056667 gene encoding riboflavin biosynthesis protein PYRR, chloroplastic isoform X2 encodes MPPPQPLLGGAAPAPARAAPSFLHLLLHTRHRVPTARAAAASSVPASHSSHANDALLLRRAADVADRSAGLTSPHPNFGCVIARPQPNTDSTDSWVVGEGFLYAQGTPCAELLAAQEAGEHACGSTAYLNLEPGDCFGDNTAVGSLVQAGITRVVVGLRHPLKHLRGKAIQALRSEGIQVDVVGEDLQSKLFEEALKSCLTVNAPLLYRAAFHVPFSVLKYAMTADGKIAASSGHASWISGKASRGRVFELRGRSDAVIVGGNTVRFDDPRLTARHVKGHVPVRIVMSQSLNLPDEANLWNVNDAYTIVATQRGARRDFQKKLAMKGVEVVEFDMLNPRNVMSYCYDRGYLAVLWECGGTLAASAIAASVIHKVYAFWAPKIIGGLNAPTPVGDLGMNQMTQAINLIDVSYEQIDRDMLMSGFIEPIPDLSPVIPSVEEIPSVDPEVSPYEANIISFYKTWDIFGAFSNFSPHPIHMPDENGDYFTWPTVEYYYQAHKFVGVDNPQARDIVQEIKLAKSPEEAARIGRTRQKGFPELR; translated from the exons ATGCCGCCCCCTCAGCCGCTGCTCGGCGGCGCCGCGCCCGCTCCGGCGCGAGCGGCCCCATCcttcctccacctccttctccacACGCGCCACCGCGTCCCCACCGCACGTGCCGCTGCCGCCTCCTCCGTGCCCGCCTCTCACTCCTCGCACGCGAACGACGCCCTTCTCCTCCGCCGTgccgccgacgtggccgaccgctcCGCGGGACTCACCTCCCCGCACCCCAACTTCGGGTGCGTCATCGCGCGGCCCCAGCCCAATACCGACAGCACCGATTCCTGGGTGGTCGGCGAGGGGTTCCTCTACGCGCAGGGAACGCCCTGCGCTGAGCTCCTCGCCGCACAGGAGGCCGGTGAGCACGCGTGCGGCAGCACGGCATATCTCAACCTCGAGCCTGGGGACTGCTTTGGGGACAACACAGCCGTCGGATCCCTCGTCCAG GCAGGAATTACAAGAGTTGTGGTGGGTCTTAGACATCCCTTGAAGCACCTGAGAGGGAAGGCAATTCAAGCATTACGAAGCGAAGGCATTCAAGTTGATGTTGTGGGGGAGGATCTGCAGAGTAAACTGTTTGAG GAAGCTCTGAAGTCATGCCTCACTGTAAATGCTCCATTGCTTTACAGAGCTGCCTTTCATGTCCCTTTCTCCGTCCTGAAGTATGCTATGACTGCAGATG GAAAAATAGCAGCAAGTAGTGGACATGCTTCTTGGATAAGTGGCAAAGCATCGAGAGGGCGTGTATTTGAATTGCGTGGCAGAAGCGATGCTGTTATTGTTGGTGGAAATACAGTGCGTTTTGATG ATCCTCGATTAACTGCAAGGCATGTTAAGGGGCATGTTCCAGTGCGTATAGTGATGTCACAGTCTCTTAACCTTCCAGACGAAGCAAATTTATGGAATGTTAACGATGCCTATACAATTGTTGCAACTCAGAGAGGTGCTCGGCGAGATTTTCAAAAGAAGCTTGCTATGAAGGGTGTTGAAGTAGTAGAGTTTGACATGCTGAATCCAAGAAATGTTATGTCATATTGTTATGATCGTGGTTATCTTGCTGTATTATGGGAATGTGGTGGGACACTAGCTGCTTCTGCTATAGCTGCAAGTGTTATCCATAAG GTCTATGCATTCTGGGCTCCCAAAATAATTGGGGGATTAAATGCACCAACGCCAGTTGGTGATCTAGGGATGAATCAAATGACTCAGGCAATAAATTTAATTGATGTCTCGTACGAGCAG ATTGACAGGgacatgctcatgagtggattCATCGAACCCATTCCTGATCTTTCGCCTGTTATACCATCCGTGGAAGAAATACCTTCCGTTGATCCAGAAGTATCTCCATATGAAGCAAATATTATTTCCTTTTACAAGACATGGGATATTTTTGGGGCTTTCTCAAACTTTTCTCCTCATCCAATTCACATGCCTGATGAAAATGGAGATTACTTCACATGGCCAACAGTGGAATACTATTACCAG GCTCACAAGTTTGTTGGTGTTGACAATCCCCAAGCAAGAGACATTGTTCAAGAAATAAAGCTAGCAAAGAGTCCTGAAGAGGCTGCTAGAATAGGAAGGACCCGACAAAAAGGGTTCCCTGAACTG AGATAG